The following coding sequences lie in one Arthrobacter sp. PGP41 genomic window:
- a CDS encoding ATP-dependent helicase → MHAVEPLLSADQQAAVDVPQGTGPVLLPGAPGTGKTTVLVEAAVSRVTRDGADPERILILAPSRLAADAMRDRFTARLDRSLSTTPARTWASYAFDVIRRAKAEGILPLSRPPRLLSGPEQDLIIKELLEGHRLPGLELPWPADIEGALETRGFRQEVRQLFDRIIESGRTPGDLVRLGQECRRPDWIAAAALYAEYRDVLDLRMPEAFDPAGIITAARQVFQDSPGFLAAERDRLQVILVDDIQEANPAVFELLADIAGGKDCYVAFSPDTVVQGFRGARPDLVAELPGLLSSGAPVVERPLRYAHRQAPAVAEAWLGVAGRISQRAGGQLARRLDPRDPDQPDGDRRQGVVEAHLVPSAVHELRYVAQRILDQHITHGRDLAELAVIVRSGAQVSEFQRYLSGQGITVRVPVAESAVRDEVAVRPLLDAFAIALDPALLTPEAAVSLLTSRIGGATSIELRRLRQSLRREEILGGGGRTSDSLLVEALLEPGALATLGIEGRAARRAARMIQAGRHAAAEPGANAESVLWALWDSTGLADNWTETALAGGPHGARADRDLDAMMALFHTAERYVDQMPGAGPEQFLEYLLNQELPMDTLAARAQVDDAVELLTPASAAGREWPVVIVAGLQEGVWPNTRLRGELLGSTLYSDAVEHGAGYALQRDPLSRLRDIRYDELRSFSTAVSRARELLVCTAVSSEDDQPSSFLDYVAPLAPGQEARGFTAVERPMALRPLVAELRQHAQLDGRDAPQADEAARVLAQLAKADPPVPGAHPQSWWGLLPLTTAAAVVPPGGTVFVSPSKVETVQKSPLDWFIQAAGGEAATDFARSLGTLVHAIAQELPDASGSEYVAELVRRWPALGMKDNWEGRLDFQRAESMVRKLAQYVLLMRSEGRSLLGVEQDFDVALGKVPVDDAPARDAVLRGQVDRLEIDAEGRLVIVDLKTGKRQPGKGELSRHPQLGAYQAAVLAGGFQSSKDSPAAPVPGGAVLAQLGTGAKNPAVQHQDAIDPQENWAMDMVKDAAAVMGGSTFEARHDPSKGSHGGHGCRLPEVCPLCVRGRQVTE, encoded by the coding sequence ATGCACGCCGTGGAGCCCCTGCTCTCTGCCGACCAGCAGGCGGCCGTCGACGTCCCCCAAGGAACAGGGCCGGTGTTGCTGCCCGGCGCTCCCGGGACAGGCAAGACCACCGTCCTCGTGGAGGCCGCCGTCAGCAGGGTCACCCGGGACGGTGCGGATCCTGAGCGGATACTGATCCTGGCGCCCAGCCGCCTGGCTGCCGATGCCATGCGTGACCGCTTCACGGCCCGGCTGGACAGGAGCCTGAGCACAACCCCCGCGCGGACCTGGGCCTCCTACGCCTTTGACGTGATCCGGCGCGCCAAGGCGGAAGGGATCCTGCCCCTGTCCCGGCCCCCCAGGCTCCTCTCGGGCCCGGAACAGGACCTCATCATCAAGGAGCTCCTTGAAGGCCATCGACTGCCCGGCCTGGAGCTTCCCTGGCCCGCCGATATCGAAGGTGCCCTGGAAACCCGGGGCTTCCGGCAGGAAGTCCGGCAGCTGTTCGACCGCATCATCGAGTCGGGCCGAACCCCCGGCGACCTGGTGCGCCTCGGACAGGAGTGCCGCAGGCCCGATTGGATCGCCGCTGCGGCCCTGTACGCCGAGTACCGGGATGTCCTGGACCTGCGGATGCCTGAGGCTTTCGATCCGGCCGGCATCATCACCGCGGCACGGCAGGTCTTCCAGGATTCTCCCGGCTTCCTGGCAGCGGAACGGGACCGGCTGCAGGTGATCCTGGTGGACGACATCCAGGAAGCCAACCCCGCAGTCTTTGAGCTGCTGGCTGACATCGCCGGCGGGAAGGACTGCTACGTGGCATTTTCTCCGGACACTGTGGTGCAGGGCTTCCGCGGTGCCAGGCCCGACCTGGTGGCAGAACTGCCCGGGCTGCTGTCGTCCGGAGCACCTGTGGTGGAGCGTCCACTGCGGTACGCCCACCGGCAGGCGCCCGCAGTGGCCGAAGCCTGGCTCGGAGTGGCCGGGCGGATTTCACAGCGCGCGGGCGGGCAACTGGCCCGGCGGCTTGATCCACGCGACCCTGATCAACCCGACGGCGACAGGCGCCAAGGGGTAGTGGAAGCACACCTCGTTCCGTCCGCCGTGCATGAACTGCGCTATGTTGCCCAGCGCATCCTGGACCAGCACATCACCCATGGACGGGACCTTGCCGAACTCGCGGTGATTGTGCGCAGCGGCGCCCAGGTGAGCGAGTTCCAGCGTTACCTGTCGGGCCAGGGGATTACTGTGCGGGTCCCCGTGGCAGAGTCCGCTGTCCGGGACGAGGTGGCCGTCCGCCCGCTCCTTGACGCCTTCGCGATTGCACTGGATCCCGCACTGCTCACCCCGGAAGCCGCAGTCTCCCTCCTGACCTCCCGGATCGGCGGTGCCACATCGATCGAGCTCCGCCGGCTGCGGCAGTCCCTGAGGAGGGAGGAGATCCTGGGGGGCGGAGGCCGGACCAGCGACTCCCTGCTGGTTGAAGCATTACTGGAACCCGGCGCACTGGCTACGCTCGGCATCGAAGGCCGTGCCGCACGCCGGGCAGCACGCATGATCCAGGCAGGCCGCCACGCCGCAGCGGAACCCGGCGCCAACGCTGAGTCAGTCCTCTGGGCCCTCTGGGACTCCACCGGGCTCGCCGATAACTGGACGGAAACCGCCCTTGCCGGCGGTCCGCACGGCGCGCGGGCGGACCGCGACCTGGACGCCATGATGGCCCTCTTCCACACCGCGGAGCGTTACGTGGACCAGATGCCCGGTGCCGGCCCCGAGCAGTTCCTTGAGTATCTCCTGAACCAGGAGCTTCCCATGGACACCCTTGCCGCCCGTGCCCAGGTGGACGACGCCGTGGAACTGTTGACTCCAGCCAGTGCAGCCGGACGGGAGTGGCCGGTGGTGATAGTGGCGGGCCTCCAGGAAGGTGTGTGGCCCAATACCCGGCTCCGCGGCGAGCTGCTTGGAAGCACGCTGTACAGCGATGCGGTGGAACACGGGGCAGGCTACGCCCTGCAACGGGATCCCCTGAGCCGGCTCCGCGACATCCGGTATGACGAGCTCCGGAGCTTCTCCACTGCAGTGTCCCGCGCCCGCGAACTGCTGGTCTGCACCGCCGTATCCTCCGAAGACGACCAGCCTTCCTCCTTCCTCGACTATGTGGCGCCCTTGGCGCCTGGGCAGGAAGCCCGCGGCTTCACTGCAGTTGAGCGCCCCATGGCGCTGCGGCCCCTTGTTGCCGAACTCCGGCAGCATGCGCAGCTGGACGGCCGGGACGCTCCGCAGGCGGATGAAGCGGCCAGGGTGCTTGCCCAGCTGGCAAAGGCTGACCCACCGGTCCCCGGCGCGCATCCACAGAGCTGGTGGGGCCTCCTTCCTCTGACCACGGCGGCAGCGGTGGTTCCGCCTGGCGGAACGGTCTTTGTGTCACCGTCAAAAGTCGAGACCGTGCAGAAATCTCCGCTTGACTGGTTTATCCAGGCCGCGGGAGGCGAAGCTGCCACTGATTTCGCCCGCAGCCTTGGCACCCTGGTCCACGCCATTGCCCAGGAGCTCCCGGATGCGTCCGGCAGTGAGTATGTCGCCGAGCTGGTCCGGCGCTGGCCGGCATTGGGAATGAAGGACAACTGGGAGGGCAGGCTGGATTTCCAGCGTGCCGAGTCCATGGTGCGCAAGCTGGCACAGTATGTGCTCCTCATGCGAAGCGAGGGCCGAAGCCTGCTTGGAGTGGAACAGGATTTCGACGTCGCACTCGGAAAGGTTCCCGTCGATGACGCTCCCGCCCGGGACGCCGTCCTGCGCGGGCAGGTGGACCGACTCGAAATAGACGCCGAAGGCAGGCTGGTCATCGTGGACCTCAAAACCGGAAAACGCCAGCCCGGTAAAGGGGAACTGTCGCGGCATCCGCAGCTCGGCGCATACCAGGCAGCGGTGCTCGCCGGGGGCTTCCAGAGCAGTAAGGACAGCCCCGCCGCGCCGGTCCCCGGCGGCGCCGTCCTGGCCCAGCTCGGAACCGGGGCAAAGAACCCCGCCGTCCAGCATCAGGACGCCATAGACCCGCAGGAGAACTGGGCCATGGACATGGTGAAGGATGCAGCCGCCGTAATGGGAGGCAGCACGTTTGAAGCACGGCACGATCCCTCGAAGGGAAGCCACGGTGGCCACGGCTGCAGGCTCCCCGAGGTATGTCCTTTGTGTGTGCGCGGAAGGCAAGTGACCGAATGA
- a CDS encoding MGMT family protein, with product MRIEYVEAVLAVVELVPAGSAVAYGDVAELLGSGGPRQVGAVMSSYGSGVPWWRVLKASGHAPDGHEADALRRYLAEGTPLLGAYLEFQRTGEGRWRVDLPAARWVPSEAQFDRIDAVAGVLVRRLHRMSVADDGMSL from the coding sequence ATGCGGATTGAGTATGTGGAGGCGGTGCTTGCCGTTGTGGAGCTGGTTCCCGCCGGATCCGCGGTGGCCTATGGCGATGTCGCCGAGCTGCTGGGTTCAGGCGGGCCCAGGCAGGTCGGCGCGGTCATGAGCAGCTACGGAAGCGGAGTCCCCTGGTGGCGGGTCCTCAAGGCGAGCGGCCACGCACCGGACGGTCACGAAGCTGATGCCCTCCGCCGCTACCTTGCTGAAGGCACACCCCTGCTGGGGGCGTACCTTGAGTTCCAGCGGACCGGCGAGGGGCGCTGGCGGGTGGATCTTCCGGCCGCGCGCTGGGTGCCGAGCGAGGCCCAGTTCGACAGGATTGACGCGGTCGCCGGGGTGTTGGTGCGGCGGCTGCACAGAATGTCGGTGGCCGATGATGGAATGTCCCTGTGA
- a CDS encoding 3'-5' exonuclease: MSTWNTLPRAAFDLETTGRNSRAARIVTASVTVVDHNGDVVQEYEWLADPGVEIPTETSEVHGITTEQARRDGRPAHEVTREVAAVLQGLFDDGTPVIAFNASYDFTVLAAESARYGVPQLTRFPVLDPYIMNKQVDRFRKGKRTLTALCEEYGVVLDNAHTSAADALATLRVLDAMAGKFPKLSMPASQLHQLQVDWAVSQAADFQDYLRKTKPAAVIEGDWPVLPPQDASTAGF, from the coding sequence ATGAGCACCTGGAACACCCTCCCCCGCGCCGCCTTCGACCTCGAAACCACAGGGCGCAACTCCCGGGCCGCACGTATCGTCACGGCCTCGGTGACGGTGGTGGACCACAACGGCGACGTCGTCCAGGAATACGAGTGGCTGGCAGATCCGGGAGTGGAAATACCCACCGAGACCAGTGAGGTGCACGGCATCACCACTGAACAGGCACGCCGTGATGGCAGGCCTGCCCACGAGGTGACCCGGGAGGTTGCCGCCGTGCTGCAGGGACTGTTCGACGACGGGACTCCCGTCATCGCCTTCAATGCCAGCTATGACTTCACGGTGCTGGCGGCCGAGTCGGCCCGGTACGGGGTCCCCCAGCTGACCCGTTTCCCGGTCCTGGACCCATACATCATGAACAAGCAGGTGGACCGCTTCCGTAAGGGCAAGCGGACCCTCACGGCGTTGTGCGAGGAGTACGGCGTGGTCCTGGACAACGCTCACACGTCGGCCGCTGATGCACTGGCCACCTTGAGGGTGCTGGACGCCATGGCCGGCAAGTTTCCTAAACTCAGCATGCCGGCCAGCCAACTGCACCAGCTGCAGGTTGACTGGGCAGTGAGCCAGGCAGCCGATTTCCAGGACTACCTCCGTAAGACGAAGCCTGCTGCCGTCATTGAAGGTGACTGGCCCGTGCTTCCACCGCAGGATGCCAGTACGGCTGGTTTCTGA
- a CDS encoding substrate-binding periplasmic protein, whose protein sequence is MKIKAMKWLTTAPVAIALAVSLAACGSGSAQPSGTPTDALAGSDQQTLDKYTTADVTPIDQIDKTKLGLNTEGKLEVGTLSDAPPNIFIDPSGKFTGYDNELLRAIAGKLGLEVEFVATDFSALLSQVSTKQFDVGSSSISTTDARRQNVGFTNGYDFGFMAVVAKTDSGIKGFADLKGDLRIGVVQGTVQDDYVTNTLKMEPIRFPDYATVYANVRNGQVDAWVAPSQQASGQVKEGDGTAIVESVVNTQNFTAYAVAKDNQPLIDALNSGLDAVIADGTWTKLTKEWYPDREMPSDWKPGSKAATVPQS, encoded by the coding sequence ATGAAAATCAAAGCGATGAAGTGGCTGACAACCGCTCCCGTGGCAATCGCCCTCGCGGTTTCCCTGGCAGCGTGCGGCTCAGGATCAGCCCAGCCGAGCGGCACGCCCACGGATGCCCTCGCCGGCAGCGACCAGCAGACGCTGGACAAGTACACCACCGCTGACGTCACCCCGATTGACCAGATCGACAAGACCAAGCTTGGCCTGAACACCGAAGGCAAGCTTGAGGTGGGCACCCTGTCGGACGCCCCGCCGAACATCTTCATTGACCCCTCGGGCAAGTTCACCGGCTACGACAACGAGCTGCTGCGGGCCATCGCCGGCAAGCTCGGCCTTGAGGTCGAGTTCGTTGCCACGGACTTCTCCGCCCTGCTTTCCCAGGTTTCCACCAAGCAGTTCGACGTCGGATCCTCCTCCATCTCCACCACGGACGCGCGCCGCCAGAACGTCGGCTTCACCAACGGCTACGACTTCGGCTTCATGGCCGTGGTTGCCAAGACCGACAGCGGCATCAAGGGCTTTGCCGACCTGAAGGGCGATCTCCGCATCGGCGTCGTGCAGGGCACCGTCCAGGACGACTACGTGACCAACACCCTGAAGATGGAACCCATCCGCTTCCCGGATTACGCCACGGTTTACGCCAACGTGCGCAACGGCCAGGTGGACGCCTGGGTGGCTCCGTCGCAGCAGGCCAGCGGCCAGGTGAAGGAAGGCGACGGCACCGCCATCGTCGAATCCGTCGTCAATACGCAGAACTTCACTGCCTACGCGGTGGCCAAGGACAACCAGCCGCTGATCGACGCACTGAACTCCGGCCTTGACGCTGTCATCGCGGACGGGACCTGGACCAAGCTGACCAAGGAATGGTACCCGGACCGCGAAATGCCGAGTGACTGGAAGCCGGGCAGCAAGGCCGCCACGGTTCCCCAGAGCTGA
- a CDS encoding amino acid ABC transporter permease, giving the protein MDLLDQLADTFFNWEEMAKVIPALFMVGLPNTLILAVASGILGSLLGLGLAMMGISRNAGARWVARIYTDIFRGLPAILVILVIGIGLSPIAREITGSRNPYPLGILALTLIAAAYIGEIFRSGIQSVEKGQLEASRALGFSYGSSMRLVVVPQGIRRVLPALVNQFISLLKDSSLVFMLGLAASDREIFRIGNDAMANTGNLSPLVAAGVLYLILTVPLTHFVNFIDHRLRTGKPEKKEPDELAAPIGKGAQA; this is encoded by the coding sequence ATGGATCTCTTGGACCAGCTGGCTGACACCTTCTTCAACTGGGAGGAAATGGCCAAAGTCATTCCCGCCCTGTTCATGGTGGGCCTCCCCAACACCCTGATATTGGCCGTCGCTTCGGGAATCCTCGGCTCCCTGCTGGGGCTGGGGCTCGCCATGATGGGGATTTCCCGCAACGCGGGCGCCCGGTGGGTGGCGCGCATCTACACCGATATCTTCCGTGGCCTTCCCGCCATCCTGGTGATCCTGGTCATCGGCATTGGCCTCAGCCCCATCGCCCGGGAAATCACCGGGTCCAGGAACCCGTACCCCCTGGGCATCCTGGCGTTGACTCTGATCGCGGCCGCCTACATCGGTGAGATCTTCCGCTCGGGCATCCAGAGTGTGGAGAAGGGCCAGCTGGAGGCCTCCCGGGCGCTCGGGTTCAGCTACGGCAGTTCCATGCGCCTCGTGGTGGTGCCACAGGGAATCCGGCGGGTCCTTCCCGCCCTGGTGAACCAATTCATCTCGCTGCTGAAGGATTCCTCGCTTGTGTTTATGCTCGGGCTCGCCGCCTCGGACCGGGAGATTTTCCGGATCGGTAACGACGCGATGGCCAACACCGGAAACCTGTCTCCGCTGGTGGCCGCCGGTGTTCTGTACCTGATCCTGACCGTCCCGCTCACCCACTTCGTGAACTTCATCGACCACCGGCTGCGTACCGGCAAGCCGGAAAAGAAGGAACCGGACGAGCTGGCAGCACCTATCGGCAAGGGAGCACAGGCATGA
- a CDS encoding amino acid ABC transporter ATP-binding protein, producing the protein MTEFASGTLTGKNLHLSFGHNHVLRGIDLHVEKGTTASVIGPSGSGKSTLLRVMNRLIEPDQGDILLDGRSVLKDNPDELRQRIGMVFQQFNLFPHKTVVDNVSLALRKLRKLSKEQARAEALEQLDLVGLRHKADARPANLSGGQQQRVAIARALAMKPEVMFFDEATSALDPELVKGVLALMTDLAKGGMTMVVVTHEMGFSRNVSDTVTFMDAGVVVESGPPEQIFTAPATDRLKGFLSDVL; encoded by the coding sequence ATGACGGAATTCGCGTCCGGAACCCTGACCGGCAAGAACCTGCATCTCTCCTTCGGCCACAACCATGTGCTCCGCGGCATCGACCTGCACGTGGAGAAGGGCACCACCGCCTCGGTGATCGGCCCCTCGGGGTCTGGCAAGTCCACCCTCCTGCGGGTCATGAACCGGCTGATCGAGCCGGACCAGGGAGACATCCTCCTGGATGGCCGTTCGGTCCTGAAGGACAACCCGGACGAGCTCCGGCAGCGGATCGGCATGGTGTTCCAGCAGTTCAACCTGTTCCCGCACAAGACCGTGGTGGACAACGTGTCCCTGGCCCTGCGGAAGCTTCGCAAGCTCTCCAAGGAGCAGGCACGCGCCGAGGCCCTGGAGCAGTTGGACCTGGTGGGCCTGAGGCACAAGGCCGATGCCCGCCCGGCAAACCTTTCCGGGGGGCAGCAGCAGCGCGTTGCGATCGCCCGGGCACTTGCCATGAAGCCCGAGGTGATGTTCTTTGACGAGGCCACGTCCGCGCTGGACCCCGAACTCGTCAAGGGAGTCCTGGCACTGATGACCGACCTTGCGAAGGGCGGCATGACCATGGTGGTGGTCACCCACGAAATGGGCTTCTCGCGCAACGTGTCCGACACCGTGACCTTCATGGATGCCGGAGTGGTTGTGGAATCCGGGCCGCCGGAGCAGATCTTCACCGCACCGGCAACGGACCGCCTCAAGGGCTTCCTCTCGGACGTCCTGTAG
- the hemL gene encoding glutamate-1-semialdehyde 2,1-aminomutase → MTASNPRNEELFDRARQLMPGGVNSPVRAFGSVGGTPRFMVSAKGPYLTDADGKEYVDLVCSWGPALLGHAHPAVLEAVHAAVDRGLSFGASTPDEANLAEIVKDRVPAVERLRMVSTGTEATMTAVRLARGFTGRNLIIKFAGCYHGHLDGLLAAAGSGVATLALPGSAGVTEATAAETLVLPYNDLAAVKEAFAAHGPNIAAVITEAAPANMGVVTPEEGFNLGLSRITSEHGALLILDEVLTGFRTGYSGYWGLTGGAPDAAEPWTPDLLTFGKVIGGGMPTAALGGRADVMDYLAPTGPVYQAGTLSGNPVAMAAGVATLTHATRDVYSFIDVRSLELSSALSGALDAAGVDHSIQFAGNLFSVAFGTSANGVHNYADAQAQESFRYAPFFHSMLESGVYLPPSVFEAWFLSAAHDDAAMNRIYDALPAAARAAAAARG, encoded by the coding sequence ATGACTGCCAGCAACCCTCGCAACGAGGAACTCTTCGACCGCGCCCGCCAGCTGATGCCGGGCGGGGTCAACTCACCGGTCCGCGCCTTCGGGTCCGTGGGCGGTACCCCGCGCTTCATGGTCTCCGCCAAGGGACCGTACCTCACGGACGCCGACGGCAAGGAATACGTAGACCTGGTCTGCTCCTGGGGTCCGGCGCTGCTGGGCCACGCCCACCCTGCTGTGCTGGAGGCCGTCCACGCCGCCGTGGACCGCGGCCTGTCCTTCGGAGCGTCCACCCCGGACGAGGCCAACCTGGCGGAAATCGTAAAGGACCGCGTTCCCGCCGTCGAACGCCTCCGGATGGTGTCCACCGGCACCGAAGCCACCATGACCGCCGTGCGCCTGGCCCGCGGCTTCACCGGACGCAACCTCATCATCAAGTTTGCCGGCTGCTACCACGGCCACCTGGACGGGCTCCTCGCAGCCGCCGGGTCCGGGGTCGCCACCCTCGCCCTGCCGGGTTCCGCCGGCGTCACCGAGGCCACGGCTGCCGAAACGCTGGTGCTGCCGTACAACGACCTCGCCGCCGTCAAGGAAGCCTTCGCCGCCCACGGGCCCAACATCGCCGCTGTCATCACGGAGGCAGCGCCGGCGAACATGGGCGTGGTGACACCCGAGGAAGGCTTTAACCTTGGCCTGTCCCGCATCACCAGCGAGCACGGGGCGCTGCTCATCCTGGACGAAGTGCTCACCGGGTTCCGCACCGGCTACTCCGGCTACTGGGGCCTGACCGGCGGGGCGCCGGACGCAGCAGAGCCGTGGACGCCGGACCTGCTCACCTTCGGCAAAGTCATCGGCGGAGGGATGCCGACGGCGGCCCTCGGCGGGCGTGCCGACGTCATGGACTACCTCGCGCCCACCGGCCCGGTGTACCAGGCAGGAACACTGTCCGGAAACCCGGTAGCGATGGCGGCCGGCGTGGCCACGCTGACGCATGCCACCCGCGATGTCTACTCCTTCATTGACGTCCGCTCGCTGGAACTCTCCTCTGCCCTGTCAGGTGCCCTGGACGCCGCCGGGGTGGACCACTCGATCCAGTTTGCCGGCAACCTCTTCTCGGTGGCCTTCGGCACCTCAGCCAATGGCGTCCACAACTATGCTGACGCCCAGGCGCAGGAGAGCTTCCGCTACGCGCCGTTCTTCCACTCGATGCTGGAGTCCGGGGTGTATTTGCCGCCGTCGGTCTTTGAGGCGTGGTTCCTGTCCGCCGCGCACGACGACGCCGCCATGAACCGGATCTATGATGCACTGCCGGCCGCAGCCAGGGCGGCGGCTGCGGCCCGGGGCTAA